One Amaranthus tricolor cultivar Red isolate AtriRed21 chromosome 10, ASM2621246v1, whole genome shotgun sequence genomic window carries:
- the LOC130825881 gene encoding secreted RxLR effector protein 161-like — MYRQLVGSLIYLTLTQSDITYAVSVISRFMQKPKKLHLEAIKRILRFVKGSIDYGILYRNDRKFEVAGYCDADYAGDLDTRRSTTGYVFNLGSRAVSWCSKRQPTVSLSSTKAEYRASAMATRECVWLTQLLKDLHQPVNYGVKLSCDNQSTIQLAENPVFRARTKHVEVHYHFVREKALQDEIQLEQVKTDDQVADIFTKGLGGLKFEKFRKQLGMTSRLTPKESGC; from the coding sequence ATGTATAGACAATTGGTGGGAAGTCTAATCTATCTCACACTAACCCAATCAGATATTACCTATGCAGTTAGTGTGATTAGTCGATTCATGCAGAAACCGAAGAAACTTCACTTGGAAGCTATAAAGCGAATATTGAGGTTTGTCAAAGGAAGTATTGATTATGGTATCCTTTACCGTAATGATAGAAAATTTGAAGTTGCTGGATATTgtgatgctgattatgctggagatCTTGATACACGTCGATCAACTACTGGTTATGTGTTCAACCTGGGTTCTAGAGCAGTTTCATGGTGTAGTAAGAGACAACCAACAGTGTCATTGTCAAGTACGAAAGCAGAGTACCGAGCATCAGCGATGGCAACACGAGAATGTGTATGGCTCACCCAGCTACTGAAGGATTTGCATCAGCCTGTTAACTATGGTGTCAAGTTAAGTTGTGATAATCAGTCAACTATACAACTAGCTGAAAATCCAGTGTTTCGTGCTAGGACTAAGCATGTAGAGGTACATTATCACTTTGTTCGAGAAAAGGCTCTACAAGATGAAATCCAACTTGAGCAAGTGAAGACAGATGACCAGGTTGCTGACATTTTCACAAAGGGTCTTGGAGGACTAAAGTTTGAGAAGTTTCGTAAACAACTTGGTATGACCTCAAGGCTTACTCCGAAGGAGAGTGGTTGTTGA
- the LOC130825086 gene encoding high mobility group B protein 15 isoform X1 gives MREMVDKGSSVYPAPLAKYEEVVADPQLFMATLEKFHATMATKFMIPIIGGQDLDLHKLFVEVTSRGGIDKILREKRWKDVTSAFNFPATATNASFVLRKHYHTLLQEYERIYYFKAKGIMQRPNATPMAFPGLSGVSPTPTPAQPANVEQPRMNTREFVSVPTAPSVGCPVIGVIDGKFDTGYLVTVTIGKEKLKGVLYQTSSTNSNQVQQTCSVAIRTTDSTPTTSGALHRRRRRSKSELRKRDPSHPKPNRSGYTFFFSEQHPRLKPLHPGKDREISRMIGELWNSLKDNEKAVYEEKAIKDKERYRMEMEDYRERVSKNQVISDAIPIRQWFPDLDAEMEGVKINDYETFDYENNSSQSESEDDEEITAKDDEEFSVTETYHRGFPETSAGAAGEFQVITGEDELAATASEEDED, from the exons ATGAGGGAGATGGTGGATAAAGGAAGCAGTGTCTATCCAGCACCTCTGGCCAAGTATGAGGAGGTGGTCGCCGATCCTCAACTCTTTATGGCCACTCTTGAGAAGTTTCATGCTACTATGGCCACTAAGTTCAT GATTCCTATAATTGGAGGCCAGGATCTTGATCTCCACAAGCTCTTTGTGGAGGTCACTTCACGTGGTGGTATTGACAAG ATACTAAGAGAAAAAAGATGGAAAGATGTTACATCCGCTTTTAACTTCCCAGCCACAGCAACGAATGCTTCTTTTGTGTTGCGTAAGCACTATCATACATTACTACAGGAATATGAACGAATCTACTACTTTAAAGCAAAAG GTATTATGCAGAGACCTAATGCTACACCTATGGCTTTCCCTGGATTGTCCGGAGTGTCCCCGACTCCCACACCTGCTCAGCCGGCAAATGTTGAGCAGCCCAGGATGAACACTAGAGAATTTGTGTCTG TACCTACAGCACCATCTGTGGGGTGTCCTGTCATTGGAGTGATTGATGGAAAATTCGATACTGGGTATCTTGTAACTGTCACAATAGGCAAGGAGAAACTGAAAGGTGTTCTGTATCAGACTTCATCGACTAATTCAAATCAAGTGCAACAAACATGTAGTGTCGCAATTCGCACAACTGACAGCACTCCTACAACATCAGGTGCGCTTCataggaggaggaggaggagtaAATCTGAGTTAAGGAAGAGAGATCCTAGTCACCCTAAGCCTAATAGAAGTGGTTACACCTTTTTCTTTTCTGAACAACACCCCAGATTGAAACCACTCCATCCAGGAAAGGACCGGGAAATAAGTAGGATGATTGGTGAGCTTTGGAACAGTTTGAAAGATAATGAGAAAGCT GTATATGAAGAAAAGGCAATAAAAGATAAAGAGAGATACAGGATGGAGATGGAGGATTATAGAGAGAGAGTGAGTAAAAATCAGGTGATCAGTGATGCAATACCAATACGGCAGTGGTTTCCTGATTTGGATGCAGAAATGGAGGGGGTGAAAATAAATGATTACGAGACATTTGATTACGAAAACAATTCCAGCCAGAGTGAATCTGAGGACGATGAAGAAATTACGGCGAAGGATGATGAGGAATTCTCAGTTACAGAGACATATCATAGAGGGTTTCCTGAAACCTCAGCAGGAGCTGCTGGGGAGTTTCAGGTAATTACAGGAGAGGATGAATTAGCTGCTACTGCtagtgaagaagatgaagactga
- the LOC130825086 gene encoding high mobility group B protein 15 isoform X2, with translation MREMVDKGSSVYPAPLAKYEEVVADPQLFMATLEKFHATMATKFMIPIIGGQDLDLHKLFVEVTSRGGIDKILREKRWKDVTSAFNFPATATNASFVLRKHYHTLLQEYERIYYFKAKVPTAPSVGCPVIGVIDGKFDTGYLVTVTIGKEKLKGVLYQTSSTNSNQVQQTCSVAIRTTDSTPTTSGALHRRRRRSKSELRKRDPSHPKPNRSGYTFFFSEQHPRLKPLHPGKDREISRMIGELWNSLKDNEKAVYEEKAIKDKERYRMEMEDYRERVSKNQVISDAIPIRQWFPDLDAEMEGVKINDYETFDYENNSSQSESEDDEEITAKDDEEFSVTETYHRGFPETSAGAAGEFQVITGEDELAATASEEDED, from the exons ATGAGGGAGATGGTGGATAAAGGAAGCAGTGTCTATCCAGCACCTCTGGCCAAGTATGAGGAGGTGGTCGCCGATCCTCAACTCTTTATGGCCACTCTTGAGAAGTTTCATGCTACTATGGCCACTAAGTTCAT GATTCCTATAATTGGAGGCCAGGATCTTGATCTCCACAAGCTCTTTGTGGAGGTCACTTCACGTGGTGGTATTGACAAG ATACTAAGAGAAAAAAGATGGAAAGATGTTACATCCGCTTTTAACTTCCCAGCCACAGCAACGAATGCTTCTTTTGTGTTGCGTAAGCACTATCATACATTACTACAGGAATATGAACGAATCTACTACTTTAAAGCAAAAG TACCTACAGCACCATCTGTGGGGTGTCCTGTCATTGGAGTGATTGATGGAAAATTCGATACTGGGTATCTTGTAACTGTCACAATAGGCAAGGAGAAACTGAAAGGTGTTCTGTATCAGACTTCATCGACTAATTCAAATCAAGTGCAACAAACATGTAGTGTCGCAATTCGCACAACTGACAGCACTCCTACAACATCAGGTGCGCTTCataggaggaggaggaggagtaAATCTGAGTTAAGGAAGAGAGATCCTAGTCACCCTAAGCCTAATAGAAGTGGTTACACCTTTTTCTTTTCTGAACAACACCCCAGATTGAAACCACTCCATCCAGGAAAGGACCGGGAAATAAGTAGGATGATTGGTGAGCTTTGGAACAGTTTGAAAGATAATGAGAAAGCT GTATATGAAGAAAAGGCAATAAAAGATAAAGAGAGATACAGGATGGAGATGGAGGATTATAGAGAGAGAGTGAGTAAAAATCAGGTGATCAGTGATGCAATACCAATACGGCAGTGGTTTCCTGATTTGGATGCAGAAATGGAGGGGGTGAAAATAAATGATTACGAGACATTTGATTACGAAAACAATTCCAGCCAGAGTGAATCTGAGGACGATGAAGAAATTACGGCGAAGGATGATGAGGAATTCTCAGTTACAGAGACATATCATAGAGGGTTTCCTGAAACCTCAGCAGGAGCTGCTGGGGAGTTTCAGGTAATTACAGGAGAGGATGAATTAGCTGCTACTGCtagtgaagaagatgaagactga